The following proteins come from a genomic window of Pirellula staleyi DSM 6068:
- a CDS encoding DUF1559 domain-containing protein produces MLNRSQWISRKGFTLVELLVVIAIIGVLVALLLPAVQAAREAARRSQCSNNLKQIGIALHNFHDTFGKFPVGAIDDDNRSFAWRTYILPYVEQTAMYDQLVAQGLYIPPNMGGSDTPNVDGFNTINNFVETNIGDSTNTVVGTLMKTKMAFYTCPSDVLPQFDNNGYGKANYCASVGPNVDPTNWAGCAVLKGDRLGGIMVPSNDNVKNYPSTFASIIDGSSNTIMVGEVTESEAVRTNNTGDGRYPIWPGGNNNGGCNGVNGSGAVFRATDAAYFINRKVGDESNMSFGSKHPNGAMFGLGDASVRFVSQTIDSTVYYAAGTKAGGESLQLP; encoded by the coding sequence ATGTTGAATCGTTCGCAATGGATCAGCCGCAAAGGTTTCACACTCGTCGAACTGCTCGTGGTGATCGCGATCATCGGCGTGCTCGTGGCTTTGCTCCTCCCAGCTGTGCAGGCCGCTCGCGAAGCAGCCCGCCGCAGCCAGTGCTCGAATAACCTGAAGCAAATCGGCATCGCGCTGCACAACTTCCACGACACCTTCGGCAAGTTTCCCGTCGGTGCCATCGACGACGACAATCGCAGCTTCGCTTGGCGCACCTACATCCTTCCCTACGTCGAACAGACCGCCATGTACGACCAACTGGTCGCCCAAGGTCTCTACATTCCACCAAACATGGGTGGATCGGACACGCCGAATGTCGACGGTTTCAACACCATCAACAACTTCGTCGAAACCAATATCGGCGACTCGACCAACACGGTGGTCGGCACGCTGATGAAGACCAAGATGGCCTTCTACACCTGCCCTTCGGACGTCCTGCCACAGTTCGACAACAACGGCTACGGCAAAGCTAACTACTGCGCCAGCGTTGGTCCGAACGTCGACCCAACCAACTGGGCCGGCTGCGCTGTGCTCAAGGGTGATCGTCTCGGTGGCATCATGGTTCCATCGAACGACAACGTGAAGAACTACCCCAGCACGTTTGCTTCGATCATCGATGGCTCGAGCAACACCATCATGGTGGGCGAAGTGACCGAGTCGGAAGCTGTTCGCACCAACAACACCGGTGACGGACGCTACCCCATCTGGCCAGGTGGAAACAACAACGGCGGTTGCAACGGTGTGAACGGCTCGGGTGCCGTGTTCCGTGCCACCGACGCAGCCTACTTCATCAACCGCAAGGTTGGCGATGAATCGAACATGAGCTTCGGCAGCAAGCACCCCAACGGTGCCATGTTTGGCCTCGGCGATGCTTCGGTTCGCTTCGTTTCGCAAACGATCGACAGCACGGTGTACTACGCTGCTGGTACCAAGGCTGGTGGCGAGTCGCTGCAACTCCCTTAG